The sequence TAAGAAGCATATAGAGGAATTGATGAAGATCGGCGTACCTGTACCGAGTAAGGTTCCAACGATCTTCTCCGTACCACCATACTTGCTTACATGTGATGAGAAGGTTGAGGTATGTAGTGAAAAGACTTCCGGCGAGGTTGAATATGTAATATTGATCGATAAAGGTAAGATGATTTATGTAACTGTCGGGAGTGACCACACCGATAGATGGTTAGAGAAGGTAGATATATTGAGTTCAAAATGGATGTATCGTAAAGTGATAGCGAAAGAAGTTTGGATTTATGATGAAATTAAAGATCATTGGGATGAAATCATCATAGAATCGTACATCGGTGAAGAATGGAAGAAGGAATTGTATCAGAGGGCGAAGCTTAAGGCTCTATTAAGTGTGGAGGATCTGATGAGGATCTTTAATATTAGAGAGGAAGGTGTGATACTATTCTCTGGTACGATACCGACCTTATCGAGTGAGATAATTTACTCACCATGGTTTGAAGTAAGCATTTACGATCCCATATTGGAAAGGA comes from Nitrososphaerales archaeon and encodes:
- a CDS encoding DUF2848 domain-containing protein; the encoded protein is MVKKIDLIVRSKGGLGRLEFEVRRLLLAGYSGRDQESVKKHIEELMKIGVPVPSKVPTIFSVPPYLLTCDEKVEVCSEKTSGEVEYVILIDKGKMIYVTVGSDHTDRWLEKVDILSSKWMYRKVIAKEVWIYDEIKDHWDEIIIESYIGEEWKKELYQRAKLKALLSVEDLMRIFNIREEGVILFSGTIPTLSSEIIYSPWFEVSIYDPILERRITTSYRVEVIKP